Within the Nitrospira sp. genome, the region CAGAGGCACACCCCCTTGAGGACGACTTCGTCGCCGACGGGCATTGGAAACCTGAAGCCGCCCCCTTTCACAGCTGGCCTGACAAGCCGGATGGATTGGTTGAACGGAAGCAATTCTGGGATAGTCTCTCCTATTGCCTGAACCGACTGCCTCCCCGAACGGCACAGATCTTCACATTGCGCGAGATGGACGAACTGGAGACTGAGGAGATCTGCCACCTTCTCCAACTGACGCAGACCAATTTGGGCGTCATCCTTCACCGGGCACGCAAGCAACTCCGTCACTGCCTCTCATCCAGATATTTCGGCCGCCACGAGGAGACTGCCTCGTCATGAGCCACCCTTCGCGCTGGTTCCCAACTTGCCGGGATATGTCACGGCTACTGTCCGATGCGATGGATGCGCGACTGCCGTGGCATGTGCGGGCTCGCATGCACGTCCACCTCCGCATCTGTACGCTGTGCGAAGCGTACCAACACCACCTGGCGCTCCTTCGATCCGTTCTTCGACATGATGGTGCCCCGCAGATCGCCGATACGACGACCCCGCCACAATCGGGACTGTCCGCCGAGGCGAAGGAGCGGATACGACGCACGCTCGACTCTTCCCGCTCCTGACCCGTCTTCGCAATATTTCTTCGTCCCTGTAACGAAGACTCTCCTCGCACGAGAAATCACCATGCGCGCATGAGACCATTCACAAGGAGGGAATCCATGAAGAGGTTCGCGACATTCGGAATCGCCGGTTTCATGTTGGCGGCCAGTCTCTCGGCTACCTACGCGTTTGCCGGCGACGTGCAGCACAGCACCCCAGGGATCAGCGGGTATGATCCCGTCTCCTATTTCACAGACGGGAAGCCGATGCGAGGCTCAGGCTATCACGTGACGGAACACGACGGCGTCACCTATGCCTTTACCAACGAGAAGCACCGAAAGTTGTTCGCTGAAAATCCGCTAAAATATCTTCCGGCCTACGGAGGCTTTTGCGCCTACGGCGTGGCGGTCGGCAAGAAGTTCGTCGCCGACCCCGAGGTGTGGAAGGTCGTGGATGGGAAGCTGTACTTGAATCTGGACAAAGGAATTCAAGAAAAGTGGGAGAAAGACGTTCCCGGCCATATCACAAAGGCCGACGTGAACTGGGCAGACATCAAAAATAAGGCACCGGGCGCCCTGTAAGCTCGTGAGATCGGTCCCGCCGCAGGAAATCCTGCGGCGGGGCCTCCGGAAGTCAGAACATCAGCGTCGCTTCTCCTGGTAGGTGCCCTTCGGAGCATCCAGGCCCGGTTCGGGTAGTTCCTTGAGCCTGACCACAGCCTCCGCATCCCCTCGCGAAGTGAGTTGGGCTGCGATATTATCACCGACCCGGGGCAGACCTTTGATATTCGTCTCGGGGGTGACGGTGAGATGCACTTCCGACCCGTCCGGTTGCTGAATCCAATAGGATTCTTCGATCCGCACGATCTCGCCCGTGACCGTTCGGCACGGCTCATTCGTGGTACAGTGATCGGTCGGAGGGAACTTCACTGATTCCACTGACGCCCCGCCGGAATTTGTCGAACTTTTCGACTGTTTCCCGGAATCGGCCTGTACGTGTAATGGTACTGAGGCCATCAACAGGATACCGACGGCAACGACGCTGACATACATTCTGCGCATAACGTCCTCCCTTGTTCTTGATTAACTTGTGGGCAGCAATCGATCTTGGTACGCGACTCCTCTCGCCAAGCCGGCATCGGCGCAGGCTGTCCGATGGATCGATACACGCTACCGTCCTTGCTCCAACATGAGATCGATTCCAGTTGCCGCGTACTGGCGAAATCCCCTGTTGCCCCGATCGGACTCCCATCGCCGGCGCGAAGTCCTCGCTTACGTGTCGCCGCTTACCGGCCTTCTGACTAGGTCACCTTGCGCGCCACAACCACGCCGGCGACGACAAACACGGCCACGAGAGCCAGGAAAATGTAGAACAGCACCTTCGCGATCTCAGCCGCCCCCGCAGCAACTCCCGTAAATCCAAAGAATGCAGCGATGAGCGCGATTACAAAAAAAATGGCAGCCCATTTCAGCAGCATAGTACAGCCCTCCCTCTGTTCATCGTCGGACCGGACCTCCCATCCACCATGAAACAGACAGCGAGGCCGCAGCACCTCAGGCAACGAGGGCCCCACGGCTCCAGTAGCGGAGCGCTCGACACATCTCGACGAAGTGCCGCGCGTCCTCCTCTCGCCGCAGACGGATGCAGCCCTCGTCACCCTCCAGATCCGTGACTGCCCGCTCCAGCCAAGGCGACGCCACATCCACATAGCCGATGAACTTGAAGTGGGCGTAGGCATCGGCGACGAACTCTCTCACCGCGGGATGCTGCGCCAACTCGTCAACGGCATCGGCGGAAGGAATCAGCACGACCGCATCGTAGAGGACCGACGGCCCTCCCTCGATCGTCTGGCTTGGAGTGATCGACGACCCGTCGTCTGCCGTCACGCCCTCGATCTTTGGGGCCACGAACTCCAACTTCGCGCCTTCCTCCTCCAAAGCGCGTTGAAGCGCGTGGAGAATGTCGGCGTCGGCGCCGTCTGTCACCAAGGCACCGACTTTGCGGCCCTCGAAGCGTTCCGGTTTGTTCTGAGCGATACTCAACGCCCGGGAGGGAGCCAAATCCTGCCGGGTGGACCGTGTCGTCGCGGCAGGCTCGGGTTTCGTGCTCACGCCCAGACCATCGGCCACCCGCTCAGCCAACGCGGCATCGATGTTGAGTAAATGCGACACCATGCGCACCCGGATCGCACTCCGCTGTACCTTGCTGAGCTCAAAGACGAGGGCGTTGCCGATGTGTGCCCGTTCAATCTCAGTTTGACTGATGTAAAATTGCCGCGCCTGGCTGTAGTGATCCGCAAACGACTCGGATCGGACTCGGAGCTTTGGCCCCGATTCCACGGATGCGTGCGAATGAAACCCTCGTTCGAGCGATTCGCGCGGCCCTCCCTCCTCACCCTCCCATGAATTCGGCTCATAGTTGGCCCTCCCTTTGGGGTTCGTCATCGCCATGTGCCCGTCCTGTTGGAAATGATGAAACGGGCATTTTGGCGCGTTGATTGGGAGGTGCGTGAAGTTCGGACTTCCCAAACGCTTGAGCTGGGTATCCAAATACGAGAAATTGCGTCCCTGCAGCAGAGGGTCGTTCGAGAAGTCGATTCCCGGCACGATATTCTGGGTGCAGAACGCCACTTGCTCGGTCTCGGCAAAGAAATTGTCCACGCATCGATCGAGGACCAGTCGGCCCACGCGACGCACAGGAACGGCCTCCTCGGGGATGATTTTGGTCGCATCCAAGACGTCGAATTCAAATCGTTCGGCGAACTCCTCATCGAACACCTGCAACCCCAACTCCCACTCGGGAAACTGACCCGTCTGAATCGCGTCCCAGAGGTCGCGCCGATGGAAATCAGGGTCCGCTCCGTTGATCTTCACCGCCTCGTTCCAGACAACCGATTGCAACCCGAGTGTGGGCTTCCAGTGAAACTTCACGAATCGGGAGACGCCCTCCGTCGTGATCAACCGGAACGTGTGCACGCCAAAGCCCTCCATGAACCGGAATGAACGCGGAATCGCCCGATCCGACATGATCCACATGACCATGTGCATACTTTCGGGAGTGAGCGAAATGAAGTCCCAAAAGTTGTCGTGCGCCGTTTGGGCTTGCGGGAAGCCTCGGTCGGGCTCCTGCTTGGCCGCATGGATTAAATCGGGAAACTTGAGCGCGTCCTGAATGAAAAAGACCGGAATGTTGTTTCCGACGATGTCCCAATTCCCTTCTTGGGTATAGAGCTTCACCGCAAAGCCCCGCACGTCTCGTGCGAGATCACTCGACCCTTTATTGCCCGCCACTGTAGAGAATCGGACGAAGGCCGGGACGCGTTCACCCGGACGTTGAAACAAGTCAGCCTTGGTCAGATCGGCCAGGCTGTCGTAATTCTCGAAAAATCCATGCGCCCCGAAACCCCGCGCGTGGACGACACGCTCTGGAATTCGTTCATGATCGAAGTGGAAGAGCTTCTCGCGAAAATGAAAGTCTTCCAACAGGGTCGGTCCGCGGGCTCCGGCCCGCAACGAATTCTGGTCATCGCCGATCGGAATTCCTTGTTGCGTCGTGAGCGTTGGAACGCCACCACCAGCGACTTGATGGAGTTCGCCTCCGTTCCCGATAGCCGATTCGCAATCGTCGCTCCGCGCACGATCGACCGAATGCAAGTCGGCCGCAGGCGGCTTTGCGGACTTTTCCGTACCCGCCTCGCGCACGGTGTCCGCCTTCGATGTCTTCGCGCGTCCCTTCTTCATGGGCTTCTTCATTCCCTCACCTTTCCTCGCAAGTCACGGTTGTCACGACAAATGCGAGCGCACGCTTGAGATATGTTCCAATCGTCTGCGAGGCGGAGTCTATGACCGCCTCGCGCATATCCTTTAAGTTACACCGGGTTCTCTCTGAACAAGGCCGGGGCTAACCCTAGTTTCGCGTGCTGGCATGTAGACCTGTATCGATTTATGGGCGGGAACCCGGTTGTCGAAGCCCAATTACTCGGGATAGAGTGAAAGAAAGGAGGGCGGCAACAATCCGACACTGATGAACTCAATCGTGATGATGGTGGTCTTCTGCGACGCCTCGCAAGAGGCATTGCTCCCAAGGAGCGATCGCCTCAGATTCATCTCAGTACACAGGAACCAAGGAGGGCTCGCTATGAAGAAGTTGCTCATTCAACACCGCTTCTTCCTCGCCGTTTCATTTGCGACCGCGATAGCCTTTCTCGGCACGACGAGGGCTGAATCGGCGCAATGGCTGGCGCCGGCATCGGCGGACCATGTGACCGCCGATTGGGTCAAGCAGATTGAAACCGACCTCTCGAGCAGTCAGTATCAGGATGTGTTTCTGAGCATTCCAGCGGACACGCCCATTCCGGCCATTGTGCACAATCTGAATCAAGCCAGCCTGGCACTGGCTGACGGCAAGAGAGAGTACGCCCAAAGCTTCGTGAACGACGCTATTCGCGTACTCGATCGTGGTGTGGCCAAGGGGTGGTACACCCCGTCGGACATCGAACCAGTCAAGGCGATGATCCGAGCGCGAGCCGACGCGGCTATGGCTGGTAAAGCCGTGTCGGGTGTCACGAATCCACGCTGGGACGGGTACACCGGCCATGAACCGCTCGGATTGACTAACGCGGCGGGTCAAAAACAGGAATCTGTCGCCTCTACCGAAATCACCGGAGAGCCGATGGATACAACCAAGAAGAATTAAACGGGTAAGGTTGTGAGGCGTCGCAACGTGGGGCCGCTGGGGCAGCCACCCAGCCGCTCTCAGCGGCCCACGTTCCTCTCGCCCTACGGTCGCCCGCGTCCACCCTTACCTCCTCACCTCCCCCGAACCGACACCCCTCCCTAGCCATCGCCATGCTCGCCGGCAGCAGCAAGGTCTCCGAGTGCAGGTGACAGACTTGCGCCTAGATCCACGAATGAGCGCGGCACCACAGCGCGCCCGGTGAAGGCTCAAAGCTACACAGGCTTCGGGGCAGCTGCCGCGAGCCTGTTGCCCGCTCGCACGCAACATCCGCAAGAACTTTGGAGTTGCCAAGGCGATGATAGCGGCACTGGGTTTGCTCCTCCATCGCGAAGGCGGATGTACATTATGATCCTGACCCCGCCGCTGTGATCTGTCCTGAACCCGGAGGAGCACCATGAGACACGTTGGATCCTTGGGACTCGCACTGTGCGCGTTCGTCGCATGCGGTTGCATCAGTAAAGAAACACACACGC harbors:
- a CDS encoding putative RNA polymerase sigma factor, whose product is MTQGDAQRWIDEHGDYLYRFALVRVRNPDVAEDLVQDTFLAALQGVHRETGPTAERRWMIGIIKHKIVDYFRKRAKEPLHDDDRSEAHPLEDDFVADGHWKPEAAPFHSWPDKPDGLVERKQFWDSLSYCLNRLPPRTAQIFTLREMDELETEEICHLLQLTQTNLGVILHRARKQLRHCLSSRYFGRHEETASS
- a CDS encoding UPF0391 membrane protein RB0084; this translates as MLLKWAAIFFVIALIAAFFGFTGVAAGAAEIAKVLFYIFLALVAVFVVAGVVVARKVT
- the katE gene encoding catalase C; the protein is MKKPMKKGRAKTSKADTVREAGTEKSAKPPAADLHSVDRARSDDCESAIGNGGELHQVAGGGVPTLTTQQGIPIGDDQNSLRAGARGPTLLEDFHFREKLFHFDHERIPERVVHARGFGAHGFFENYDSLADLTKADLFQRPGERVPAFVRFSTVAGNKGSSDLARDVRGFAVKLYTQEGNWDIVGNNIPVFFIQDALKFPDLIHAAKQEPDRGFPQAQTAHDNFWDFISLTPESMHMVMWIMSDRAIPRSFRFMEGFGVHTFRLITTEGVSRFVKFHWKPTLGLQSVVWNEAVKINGADPDFHRRDLWDAIQTGQFPEWELGLQVFDEEFAERFEFDVLDATKIIPEEAVPVRRVGRLVLDRCVDNFFAETEQVAFCTQNIVPGIDFSNDPLLQGRNFSYLDTQLKRLGSPNFTHLPINAPKCPFHHFQQDGHMAMTNPKGRANYEPNSWEGEEGGPRESLERGFHSHASVESGPKLRVRSESFADHYSQARQFYISQTEIERAHIGNALVFELSKVQRSAIRVRMVSHLLNIDAALAERVADGLGVSTKPEPAATTRSTRQDLAPSRALSIAQNKPERFEGRKVGALVTDGADADILHALQRALEEEGAKLEFVAPKIEGVTADDGSSITPSQTIEGGPSVLYDAVVLIPSADAVDELAQHPAVREFVADAYAHFKFIGYVDVASPWLERAVTDLEGDEGCIRLRREEDARHFVEMCRALRYWSRGALVA